The following are encoded together in the Corynebacterium jeikeium genome:
- the gatA gene encoding Asp-tRNA(Asn)/Glu-tRNA(Gln) amidotransferase subunit GatA translates to MAENKYIVGSRDDSDFTTWTAAELAEKIHAREISSQEVTQAHLDRIGEIDGDIHAFLHVGADEALAAASNVDDALAAGDQPTSKLAGVPLALKDVFTTTDAPTTCASKMLEGYMSPYDATVTMRLRAAGIPILGKTNMDEFAMGSSTENSAYGATKNPYDLERTPGGSGGGSSAALAAGMAPLAIGTDTGGSIRQPAALTNTVGVKPTYGTVSRYGLVACASSLDQGGPTARTVLDTALLHEVIAGHDANDSTSSSHAVAPVVEAAKQGASGDLSGVKLGVVKQFEKAEAFQPGVLETYHANLEQLKSQGAELVEVDCPNFDHALNAYYLILPCEVSSNLARFDGMRYGQRRGDDGTRSADQVMSLTRAEGFGPEVKRRIMLGTYALSVGYYDAYYLQAQRVRNLISQDFAKAYEQVDAIVAPVTPSTAFKLGEKVDDPLAMYMFDLFTLPLNLAGVCGMSVPGGFASDSGLPTGLQIMGPAHGDDRLYRVGAAFEAGRS, encoded by the coding sequence ATGGCTGAGAACAAGTACATCGTCGGTTCCCGGGACGACTCGGACTTCACCACCTGGACCGCCGCGGAATTGGCGGAGAAGATCCACGCGCGCGAGATCAGCTCCCAGGAAGTAACCCAGGCCCACCTGGATCGCATCGGTGAAATCGACGGCGACATTCACGCATTCCTGCACGTGGGCGCCGATGAAGCGCTAGCGGCGGCCTCGAACGTAGACGACGCACTGGCCGCCGGGGACCAGCCGACCAGCAAGCTGGCAGGCGTGCCACTGGCCCTGAAGGACGTCTTCACCACCACCGACGCGCCGACCACGTGCGCCTCTAAGATGCTGGAGGGCTACATGAGCCCCTACGACGCGACCGTCACCATGCGTCTGCGCGCCGCCGGCATCCCGATCTTGGGCAAGACGAACATGGACGAGTTCGCCATGGGCTCCTCCACCGAGAACTCCGCCTACGGCGCGACGAAGAACCCCTACGACCTGGAGCGCACGCCAGGCGGCTCCGGCGGTGGCTCCTCTGCAGCGCTGGCCGCCGGCATGGCTCCGCTGGCAATCGGCACGGACACGGGTGGCTCCATCCGCCAGCCGGCCGCACTGACCAACACCGTCGGCGTGAAGCCGACCTACGGCACCGTTTCCCGTTACGGCCTGGTGGCCTGCGCCTCCTCGCTGGACCAGGGCGGCCCGACGGCGCGCACGGTTCTGGATACGGCGCTGCTGCACGAGGTTATTGCGGGGCATGACGCCAACGACTCGACCTCTTCCTCCCACGCCGTCGCGCCGGTTGTCGAGGCCGCGAAGCAGGGAGCCTCCGGAGACCTGAGCGGCGTGAAGCTGGGCGTGGTGAAGCAGTTTGAGAAGGCCGAAGCCTTCCAGCCGGGCGTGCTGGAGACCTACCACGCCAACCTGGAGCAGCTGAAGTCTCAGGGAGCTGAGCTGGTGGAGGTCGACTGCCCGAACTTCGACCACGCGCTGAACGCCTACTACCTGATCCTGCCCTGTGAGGTCAGCTCCAACCTGGCCCGCTTCGACGGCATGCGCTACGGCCAGCGCCGCGGAGACGACGGCACCCGCTCCGCCGACCAGGTGATGAGCCTGACCCGCGCCGAAGGCTTCGGTCCGGAGGTCAAGCGCCGCATCATGCTGGGCACTTACGCCCTGTCCGTCGGCTACTACGACGCCTACTACCTGCAAGCTCAGCGCGTACGTAACCTGATTTCCCAGGACTTCGCCAAGGCCTACGAGCAGGTAGACGCGATTGTCGCACCCGTGACGCCGTCCACCGCCTTCAAGCTCGGCGAGAAGGTCGATGACCCGTTGGCGATGTACATGTTCGACCTGTTCACCCTGCCGCTGAACCTGGCGGGTGTGTGCGGCATGTCCGTGCCGGGTGGTTTCGCCAGCGACTCGGGCCTGCCGACCGGCCTGCAGATCATGGGCCCGGCGCACGGCGACGACCGCCTGTACCGCGTTGGCGCTGCCTTCGAGGCCGGTCGCTCCTAG
- the gatC gene encoding Asp-tRNA(Asn)/Glu-tRNA(Gln) amidotransferase subunit GatC, with product MSEISREDVAHLARLARLDLGEQELDEYAAQIDGIVDHVAAIGKVDTEGVEPLSHPTQNVDGDVAVMREDVVVPSLTAEQALNQAPKQSEQRFEVPQILAD from the coding sequence ATGTCTGAGATTTCGCGCGAAGATGTTGCCCACCTGGCCCGCCTGGCTCGCCTGGACCTGGGGGAGCAGGAATTGGATGAATACGCAGCTCAGATCGACGGGATTGTCGATCACGTAGCCGCGATCGGGAAGGTAGATACTGAAGGTGTCGAGCCGTTGAGCCATCCCACCCAGAACGTTGACGGCGATGTTGCCGTGATGCGTGAAGACGTGGTCGTGCCGAGCCTCACCGCAGAGCAGGCCCTGAACCAGGCGCCGAAGCAAAGCGAGCAGCGCTTCGAGGTTCCGCAGATCCTCGCTGACTAG
- a CDS encoding amino acid-binding ACT domain protein, protein MSFLMRVRMPDTPGSLGLLAMALGTVGGDIRGVDIVGQAEQDEPNSVMDDIVVSLPPGHLPDSLITATQELDGFYVDSIRPFSGSIDRRGQIQMLSGVAEKRRHKETALEIMMQDLPRSMTAGWAVVLDTLPRTHRVAASSAAPADNGQELDHPPLDEARVLNPEREDWIPENWAVMDSALAGTPIEGTSLLLIIGRPGGPDFLLTEVEHLRQLGAIFGAFFS, encoded by the coding sequence ATGTCTTTTCTAATGCGTGTGCGTATGCCCGACACCCCCGGCTCCCTCGGCCTGCTGGCCATGGCATTGGGGACTGTCGGCGGTGACATTCGCGGTGTGGACATCGTCGGCCAAGCGGAACAGGATGAGCCCAACTCCGTTATGGATGATATTGTCGTCTCTTTGCCGCCCGGGCATCTGCCCGACAGCCTGATCACGGCCACGCAGGAGCTCGACGGATTCTACGTCGACTCGATCCGCCCCTTTTCAGGTTCTATCGACCGACGCGGTCAGATTCAGATGCTGTCCGGGGTGGCGGAGAAGCGGCGTCACAAAGAAACGGCGCTAGAGATCATGATGCAGGACCTGCCGCGCTCCATGACGGCAGGCTGGGCGGTCGTGCTGGATACGTTGCCGCGTACGCACCGGGTGGCAGCCTCGTCTGCCGCTCCGGCGGACAACGGGCAGGAGCTGGATCACCCGCCTTTAGACGAAGCGCGCGTGCTGAACCCAGAGCGCGAGGATTGGATCCCCGAAAACTGGGCGGTCATGGACTCTGCTCTGGCGGGCACGCCGATCGAAGGCACGAGCCTGCTGCTAATCATCGGGCGCCCGGGTGGACCGGACTTCCTGCTCACTGAAGTTGAGCATTTGCGCCAGCTCGGCGCGATCTTCGGCGCGTTCTTCAGCTAG
- the ilvA gene encoding threonine ammonia-lyase, biosynthetic, whose protein sequence is MSHEASHPASEGNGPADSEGTADSQSTAENLGTATISGAEYLKKIVSAPVYRVATNTPLEHMETLSKRIGNEVLVKREDLQPVHSFKIRGAFNRMSQLTDAERARGVVAASAGNHAQGVALSGTELGIRTVIVMPEVTPSIKIDAVRSFGGEVLLHGANFDEAKAKAMELSEVEGMVWVAPFDDEAVIAGQGTAGLEIFQSRPDVDRVFVQVGGGGLAAGISVLLKELDPNIQVIGVEPEESACLTHALAAGHPVALDHVSLFAEGVAVKQIGSETFRVCREYLDDVITVSSDEISAAIKDIFDDTRAIAEPAGAVALAGLKRYAATHQVEGETLAHVLSGANVNFHSLRYVSERAEIGEGGEGIFGVSIPEREGAFLEFCKILGHRAVTEFSYRVGQRDGEKPARIFVGVKLKNGEDERKAIADDLREAGYGVVDLSDDDVAKEHVRYMIGGNPSQHVDETAYSFEFPEHPGALLHFLEVLGTRWNITGFHYRSFGMDHGRVLAAFEDVSGDAEFQEHLQQLGYHATDVTDSPAYDFFISAE, encoded by the coding sequence ATGTCACATGAAGCTTCACATCCTGCAAGCGAGGGGAACGGCCCGGCGGACAGCGAAGGCACGGCAGATAGCCAAAGCACGGCAGAAAACCTAGGTACGGCGACCATTTCCGGTGCGGAGTATCTGAAGAAGATCGTCTCCGCACCTGTCTACCGCGTGGCCACGAACACTCCGCTCGAGCACATGGAAACGCTGTCGAAGCGTATCGGCAACGAGGTGCTGGTCAAGCGCGAAGACCTGCAGCCTGTGCACAGCTTCAAGATTCGCGGCGCATTCAACCGCATGTCCCAGCTCACGGACGCAGAACGCGCCCGCGGAGTCGTCGCCGCTTCCGCCGGCAACCACGCCCAGGGCGTAGCGCTTTCCGGCACGGAACTCGGTATCCGCACCGTTATCGTCATGCCGGAAGTGACCCCCAGCATCAAAATCGACGCTGTCCGTAGCTTCGGCGGGGAAGTGCTGCTGCACGGCGCGAACTTCGACGAAGCCAAGGCCAAGGCTATGGAGCTCTCCGAAGTTGAGGGCATGGTGTGGGTCGCACCCTTCGACGACGAAGCTGTCATCGCCGGCCAGGGCACCGCCGGGTTGGAGATCTTCCAATCCCGCCCCGACGTCGACCGCGTCTTCGTACAGGTCGGCGGCGGCGGACTGGCCGCCGGAATCTCCGTGCTTCTCAAAGAACTAGACCCCAACATCCAGGTCATCGGAGTGGAGCCCGAAGAATCCGCCTGCCTCACCCACGCGCTAGCCGCCGGGCACCCCGTGGCCCTCGACCACGTCAGCCTCTTCGCCGAAGGCGTGGCCGTCAAGCAGATCGGCAGCGAAACCTTTCGAGTCTGCCGCGAATACCTCGACGACGTCATCACCGTCAGCTCGGATGAGATCAGTGCCGCCATCAAGGATATCTTCGACGACACTCGCGCCATCGCCGAGCCAGCCGGCGCCGTCGCACTGGCAGGCCTGAAGCGTTACGCCGCCACCCACCAGGTCGAAGGGGAGACCCTGGCACACGTCCTCTCCGGTGCGAACGTGAACTTCCACTCCCTGCGCTATGTCTCCGAACGCGCGGAGATCGGCGAGGGCGGCGAAGGCATCTTCGGCGTGAGCATCCCCGAGCGCGAGGGAGCATTCCTCGAGTTCTGCAAGATCCTCGGCCACCGTGCCGTCACAGAATTCAGTTACCGAGTCGGCCAGCGCGATGGGGAAAAACCCGCCCGCATTTTCGTGGGCGTCAAGCTCAAGAACGGTGAAGACGAGCGCAAGGCCATCGCCGACGACCTCCGTGAGGCAGGCTACGGCGTGGTGGACCTGTCGGACGACGACGTGGCCAAGGAACACGTCCGTTACATGATTGGTGGCAACCCCAGCCAGCACGTCGATGAAACCGCCTACAGCTTCGAGTTTCCCGAACACCCGGGAGCCCTGTTGCACTTCCTGGAGGTGCTGGGAACCCGCTGGAACATCACCGGCTTCCATTACCGCAGCTTCGGCATGGATCACGGGCGTGTTCTGGCAGCGTTCGAGGACGTCTCCGGCGACGCGGAATTCCAGGAGCACCTGCAGCAGCTTGGCTACCACGCCACGGACGTGACAGACAGCCCGGCCTACGACTTCTTCATCAGCGCCGAATAG
- a CDS encoding C4-dicarboxylate transporter DctA, which translates to MDDKNNPQGAAPGYAVASTPQIAESKREKKDNTHWLYIAVIIAVIAGIIFGLVAPDTAKGFKELGTTYVSLIKMIIAPVIFCTIVLGIGSVRSAASVGKAGGLALTYFVTMSTFALAVGLVVGNLLQPGDGLNLSTGGSNTFGNGEEQKAEGLVGFVQGIVPDTFFSAFTSGQILQVLFIALLVGFATQSMGKAGEPILGFVATLQKLVFKILSWILWLAPIGAFGAMAGVVGGTGIKAVLQLGVLILGFYITCVIFVFGILGLILRVFTGFNIFKLVKYLGREFLLIFATSSSESALPNLMRKMEHIGVDKSTVGIVVPTGYSFNLDGTAIYLTMAAIFISDAMNIHMGLGDQISLLVFMIIASKGAAGVSGAGIATLAAGLQSHRPELLGGVDIIVGIDRFMSEARALTNFSGNAVATLLVGKWTHTVDKEQVKRVLNGEDPYVEAADDHNVNLKYPSVKNPATEHLQPTPQVNLDDYRQQ; encoded by the coding sequence ATGGACGATAAAAACAATCCCCAGGGCGCTGCTCCTGGATACGCAGTCGCTTCCACTCCACAGATCGCGGAGTCTAAGAGGGAGAAGAAGGACAACACCCACTGGCTGTACATTGCCGTGATCATCGCCGTGATCGCCGGTATCATCTTCGGCCTCGTGGCCCCGGATACTGCCAAGGGATTCAAAGAGCTGGGCACTACCTACGTCAGCCTAATCAAGATGATCATCGCTCCGGTGATCTTCTGCACGATCGTGCTGGGAATTGGCTCGGTGAGGTCTGCGGCGTCAGTAGGTAAAGCAGGCGGCCTGGCGCTGACATACTTCGTTACTATGTCCACCTTTGCCCTCGCAGTGGGCCTGGTGGTCGGTAACCTCCTGCAGCCTGGCGATGGACTGAACCTGAGCACCGGCGGAAGCAATACTTTCGGCAACGGCGAAGAGCAGAAGGCCGAAGGCCTGGTGGGCTTTGTCCAGGGGATCGTCCCGGACACCTTCTTCAGCGCCTTCACTAGTGGTCAGATCCTGCAGGTGCTGTTCATCGCCTTGCTGGTGGGCTTCGCCACACAGTCGATGGGCAAGGCCGGCGAGCCGATCCTTGGCTTCGTAGCTACGTTGCAGAAGTTGGTATTCAAGATCTTGTCCTGGATCCTATGGCTCGCACCGATCGGTGCCTTCGGCGCCATGGCTGGCGTGGTCGGCGGTACGGGCATCAAGGCCGTCCTGCAGTTGGGCGTGCTGATCCTTGGTTTCTACATCACCTGTGTGATTTTCGTGTTCGGCATCCTGGGCCTGATCCTGCGGGTATTCACGGGATTCAACATCTTCAAGCTGGTGAAGTACCTGGGCCGCGAATTCCTGCTGATCTTTGCCACCAGCTCCTCCGAGTCGGCGCTGCCGAACTTGATGCGCAAAATGGAGCACATTGGTGTGGATAAGTCCACGGTGGGCATCGTCGTGCCGACGGGCTACTCCTTCAACCTGGACGGCACCGCCATCTACCTGACGATGGCCGCCATCTTCATCTCGGACGCCATGAATATCCACATGGGACTCGGCGACCAAATCAGCCTGCTGGTGTTCATGATCATCGCCTCCAAGGGCGCAGCGGGCGTGTCCGGCGCGGGTATCGCCACGCTAGCAGCTGGCCTGCAGTCCCACCGCCCGGAGCTGTTGGGAGGCGTGGACATCATCGTTGGCATCGACCGCTTCATGTCCGAGGCCCGCGCGCTGACCAACTTCTCCGGCAACGCAGTGGCTACCCTGCTGGTCGGCAAGTGGACGCACACCGTCGACAAGGAACAGGTCAAGCGCGTGCTGAACGGCGAGGACCCGTACGTGGAGGCCGCGGACGACCACAACGTCAACCTGAAGTACCCGTCGGTAAAGAACCCCGCCACCGAGCACCTGCAGCCTACTCCGCAGGTCAACCTGGACGACTACCGCCAGCAGTAG
- a CDS encoding 3'-5' exonuclease codes for MTAPHFDPAHMLSFDLETTGVDPKTARIVTSALVTIKGRERNDIEMLADPGVEIPQQASDVHGITTEYAREHGQDHGEVLAKTIEGIRAAWRSGATLIVYNAAYDLSVLRALEPSFTVDGPVFDPYVVDRAKDQYRKGKRTLESVCQHYGVTLDNAHEATADAVAAARVAWMLARKYPEITQMSADELMLSQATWFYESQKGLQEWFHKKGKDVQVNTAWPLAE; via the coding sequence ATGACTGCACCGCATTTTGACCCGGCACACATGCTGAGCTTCGACCTGGAAACCACTGGAGTAGACCCGAAGACCGCCCGCATCGTCACCAGCGCACTTGTGACCATCAAAGGGCGCGAGCGAAACGACATCGAGATGCTCGCCGATCCCGGCGTGGAGATTCCCCAGCAGGCCTCCGACGTCCACGGCATCACCACCGAATACGCCCGTGAGCACGGCCAGGATCACGGCGAAGTGTTGGCCAAAACGATCGAGGGTATCCGCGCAGCCTGGCGCTCTGGTGCGACGTTGATCGTCTACAACGCCGCCTATGACCTCAGTGTCCTGCGCGCTCTGGAGCCCAGCTTTACTGTCGACGGGCCGGTATTCGATCCCTATGTTGTTGATAGGGCAAAGGACCAGTACCGCAAGGGTAAGCGTACCCTGGAAAGCGTGTGCCAGCACTACGGTGTGACTTTGGACAACGCTCACGAGGCGACGGCGGATGCGGTGGCCGCAGCCCGCGTGGCATGGATGCTGGCACGCAAGTATCCCGAGATTACCCAGATGTCAGCGGATGAACTGATGCTGTCCCAGGCAACATGGTTCTACGAGTCCCAAAAGGGGCTGCAAGAGTGGTTCCACAAGAAGGGCAAGGACGTGCAGGTCAACACCGCTTGGCCGCTCGCTGAGTAG
- a CDS encoding vWA domain-containing protein translates to MHPASPTPQTSAKHPTPWRLTLALLAFLTIIALLPILAVNANAEDDNNGSDGSTSSNDATGGDSKVAVVLDASDSMAEKDTGDGGTRMDAAKKAANDTIDTLADSAQTAVIAYGSEESNAPDNRDKGCQDITTLASLGNNKPEDLEDKINGLEPKGYTPIGNAIKKAAEELGSSGKRNIILVSDGIDTCAPPPVCDVAEDIAGDGIDLAIHTVGFKVDDKAQKELECISEVSGGTYTSADDTEALTEALTDAAQRVAGNYESAGTPVQLADNATDGFYLGEGLYQSTLPAPQKTNEDGADKWFSISVPEGKKAQITANLVPVGFEGGDHIYYNVNVEYKNDSCSDKGSGYFGASNWPGPPEAESVTIEPDEDCDPTKYRVKLNHTGTEIDHDLPVEIMVGFAPQVDGADAGPENDRETPEGDDKDKVKVPSTSPKPTPGGNSYNNATEITPGTVSDTLVPGETKFYRMNVDWGQRPIAEVEFDKKNTDDSRNGDIYVASPRREVTSEQTIRTLDKDVPTTARAVGTPYVFYRNREGNVGEQEASDAGQWYVMVTLEGYDDNGKQAKDIEFRLSTAVEGNKVDGPEWRQTLEPGPTPTPEAPGTNDDGNDGQENNGNSSDDSNAQAKDIDNASQSNTILYIGLGVLVLIVLAAVAVYFTAVRRK, encoded by the coding sequence TTGCACCCAGCTAGCCCCACCCCCCAAACCTCAGCAAAACACCCCACACCCTGGCGCCTCACCCTCGCACTACTCGCCTTCCTCACCATCATCGCCCTCCTGCCCATCCTCGCCGTCAACGCCAACGCCGAAGACGACAACAACGGCAGCGATGGAAGCACTAGCAGCAATGACGCCACCGGCGGCGACAGCAAAGTCGCCGTCGTCCTCGACGCCTCCGACTCCATGGCCGAAAAAGATACCGGCGACGGCGGCACTCGCATGGACGCAGCCAAAAAAGCCGCCAACGACACCATCGACACCCTCGCCGATTCAGCCCAAACCGCAGTCATCGCCTACGGCTCCGAAGAATCCAACGCCCCGGACAACCGCGACAAAGGCTGCCAAGACATCACCACCCTCGCTTCCCTCGGCAACAACAAGCCCGAAGACCTCGAGGACAAGATCAACGGGCTAGAGCCCAAGGGCTACACCCCCATCGGCAATGCCATCAAGAAAGCCGCCGAGGAACTCGGCAGCTCCGGCAAGCGCAACATCATCCTCGTCTCCGACGGCATCGACACCTGCGCCCCACCACCAGTCTGCGACGTCGCCGAAGACATCGCCGGCGACGGCATCGACCTAGCCATCCACACCGTCGGATTCAAAGTCGACGACAAAGCCCAAAAAGAACTCGAATGCATCTCCGAAGTCTCCGGCGGCACCTACACGTCTGCAGACGACACCGAAGCACTCACCGAAGCACTGACTGACGCCGCCCAACGCGTCGCCGGAAATTACGAATCCGCAGGCACCCCAGTCCAATTAGCTGACAACGCCACCGATGGGTTCTACCTCGGCGAAGGCCTCTACCAAAGCACACTGCCGGCACCGCAGAAGACTAACGAAGACGGCGCTGACAAGTGGTTCAGCATCAGCGTCCCCGAAGGCAAGAAGGCTCAAATCACCGCTAACCTGGTTCCCGTCGGCTTCGAAGGCGGCGACCACATTTACTACAACGTCAACGTTGAATACAAGAACGACAGCTGCAGCGACAAGGGCTCCGGCTACTTCGGAGCCTCCAATTGGCCCGGCCCACCGGAGGCGGAGTCCGTCACTATCGAACCGGATGAGGACTGCGACCCGACGAAGTATCGCGTGAAGCTGAACCATACCGGTACCGAAATTGACCACGACCTTCCGGTTGAAATCATGGTCGGGTTCGCGCCTCAGGTCGACGGCGCCGATGCCGGCCCGGAGAACGATCGCGAAACTCCGGAAGGCGACGACAAGGATAAAGTCAAGGTGCCGAGCACCTCCCCGAAGCCGACCCCCGGCGGCAACTCCTACAACAACGCAACCGAGATCACCCCGGGCACGGTATCCGACACCTTGGTGCCCGGTGAGACGAAGTTCTACCGCATGAACGTCGACTGGGGCCAGCGCCCCATCGCAGAGGTTGAATTCGATAAGAAGAACACGGACGATTCCCGTAACGGCGACATTTACGTGGCGTCGCCGCGCCGCGAAGTAACTTCCGAGCAGACAATTCGGACCCTCGACAAGGATGTCCCCACCACCGCACGTGCTGTGGGTACGCCGTACGTTTTCTACCGCAACCGTGAAGGAAACGTTGGGGAACAGGAAGCTTCGGATGCCGGTCAGTGGTATGTCATGGTCACCCTCGAGGGCTACGACGATAACGGAAAGCAAGCAAAGGACATCGAGTTCCGCCTGTCCACCGCAGTAGAAGGAAACAAAGTCGATGGACCGGAGTGGCGTCAAACCCTAGAGCCCGGACCAACCCCCACCCCCGAGGCACCAGGAACCAACGACGACGGCAACGACGGACAGGAGAACAACGGAAACTCCAGCGACGACTCCAACGCCCAAGCCAAGGACATCGACAATGCCTCCCAGAGCAACACGATCCTATACATCGGCCTGGGAGTCCTAGTCCTCATTGTGCTCGCTGCAGTGGCCGTCTACTTCACCGCCGTCCGCCGCAAGTAG
- the ligA gene encoding NAD-dependent DNA ligase LigA: protein MSTQSRWQELADQVRHHRQLYYYGEPEISDADFDALLQELKDLEQAHPEVVTGASPTEEVAPAPPTSSPFRNVDHREQMLSLDNVFDTEQLAGWLDRTPAKTYLTELKIDGASINLLYIDGQLELALTRGDGTTGEDITHNARTLDDIPDTLHGTDEFPVPELVEIRGEVFIDVEDFAAMNAQRQAEGLKMFANPRNAAAGAMRQKNSADTAKRPLKLICHGIGAREGFSPASQHDAYRAIAAWGLPVSPYTKQVHSAKEVQQQVEYWGNHRHDAAHEMDGLVVKVDSLEEQLELGHTSRAPRWAIAYKYPPEEAMTTLHNIRVGIGRTGRATPYAVMEPKYVAGSTVSMATLHNPTEAHRKGVMLGDTITIRKAGEVIPEVLGPVEDKRTGAERPFLFSTFCPECGTRLAPSKVGDADWRCPNTQYCPGQLHTRLTYLASRKAFDIDALGEKGAYDLIHSGVLADESELFDLSAEDLEKTSSYATKAGKLNKSGETLLEKLQSAKEADLWRVLVALSIRHVGPTAAKALAKHFESVEDIASASVEEMAGIDGVAETIAESISDWFTVDWHRRIVDRWAAAGVRMHQEAGEASGEADGVDSALLEGLTIVVTGSLEDFDRTAAKEAIEARGGKAAGSVSKKTDFLVAGEKAGSKLKKAEDLGVPVLDEAGFKELLESGANRTAQNRTE, encoded by the coding sequence GTGAGTACTCAATCCCGCTGGCAAGAACTCGCTGACCAGGTGCGCCACCACCGGCAGCTCTACTACTACGGCGAACCGGAGATCTCGGACGCGGACTTCGACGCCCTGCTGCAGGAGCTCAAAGACCTAGAGCAGGCCCACCCGGAGGTCGTCACCGGCGCGTCCCCCACCGAGGAAGTCGCGCCCGCCCCGCCCACCAGCAGTCCATTCCGCAATGTTGACCACCGCGAGCAGATGCTCAGCCTGGACAACGTCTTTGATACCGAGCAACTCGCCGGCTGGCTGGACCGCACCCCCGCGAAGACATATCTGACGGAGCTGAAGATCGACGGGGCGTCAATAAACCTCCTCTATATCGACGGCCAGCTGGAGCTCGCGCTGACCCGCGGCGACGGCACGACGGGCGAGGACATCACCCACAACGCGCGGACCCTCGACGACATCCCGGATACCCTCCACGGCACCGATGAATTCCCCGTCCCCGAACTGGTAGAGATTCGCGGCGAGGTATTCATCGACGTCGAGGACTTTGCCGCCATGAACGCCCAGCGCCAGGCCGAGGGGCTGAAAATGTTCGCCAACCCTCGCAACGCCGCTGCCGGCGCGATGCGGCAAAAGAATTCCGCGGACACGGCCAAGCGCCCACTGAAGTTGATCTGCCACGGTATCGGCGCGCGCGAGGGCTTCTCCCCCGCTTCCCAGCACGATGCGTACCGCGCGATTGCCGCGTGGGGGCTGCCGGTTAGCCCGTACACCAAGCAAGTTCACTCCGCCAAGGAGGTCCAGCAGCAGGTCGAGTACTGGGGAAACCACCGGCACGACGCAGCGCACGAGATGGACGGGCTGGTCGTCAAGGTCGATTCCCTGGAAGAGCAGCTGGAGCTGGGCCACACCAGCCGCGCCCCGCGCTGGGCGATCGCGTATAAGTACCCGCCGGAAGAGGCGATGACCACGCTGCACAACATCCGCGTCGGCATCGGCCGCACGGGGCGGGCCACGCCTTATGCGGTCATGGAGCCGAAGTACGTAGCGGGCTCCACGGTCTCGATGGCCACTCTGCACAACCCGACGGAGGCCCACCGCAAGGGCGTGATGCTGGGCGATACGATCACCATCCGCAAGGCCGGCGAGGTCATCCCGGAGGTGCTGGGCCCGGTCGAGGACAAGCGTACGGGTGCGGAGCGGCCTTTCCTATTCTCGACGTTCTGCCCCGAGTGCGGCACCCGTTTGGCTCCTTCGAAGGTTGGTGACGCCGACTGGCGTTGCCCCAACACTCAATACTGTCCCGGCCAGTTGCATACCCGCTTGACGTACCTGGCTTCCCGCAAGGCGTTTGATATCGACGCTTTGGGGGAAAAGGGCGCTTACGATCTGATCCACTCCGGCGTGCTGGCCGACGAGTCGGAACTGTTCGACCTGAGCGCCGAGGATCTGGAGAAGACCAGTTCCTATGCGACGAAGGCCGGGAAGCTGAATAAATCTGGCGAGACTTTGCTGGAGAAGCTGCAGTCCGCGAAGGAGGCGGACCTGTGGCGGGTGCTGGTTGCACTGTCGATTCGGCACGTGGGTCCGACTGCGGCGAAGGCTTTGGCGAAGCATTTCGAGTCCGTGGAGGACATCGCCTCGGCCTCAGTCGAGGAGATGGCCGGCATCGACGGTGTGGCGGAGACGATCGCGGAGTCAATTTCGGATTGGTTCACGGTGGATTGGCACCGCCGGATCGTGGATCGCTGGGCGGCTGCTGGCGTGCGGATGCACCAGGAGGCCGGGGAAGCTTCCGGAGAGGCGGATGGCGTGGATTCCGCGCTGTTGGAGGGCCTGACGATCGTAGTCACCGGTTCGCTGGAGGACTTCGACCGGACGGCAGCGAAGGAAGCCATCGAGGCTCGCGGCGGC